GAGGCCGATGATGATGGTGAGGAGGATCCAGCCCTCGCCCTTCTGCTCCAGGGCCAGCCGCACGCCGGTGCGCTCCACCACCAGGCCGAGCAGCGCGCCGAAGAGCAGGCCGAGCAGCACCACCAGGCCGTAGGGCAGGCCGGTGCCCATGATGGAGAGGGTGGCGAAGGCCGAGACCATCACCAGCTCGCCCTGGCCGAAGTTCAGGCTCTTGGAGGTGGCGTAGGTGAGCTGGAAGCCGTAGGCGATGAGGGCGTAGACCAGCCCCATGAGCGCGCCGCTCACGGCCATCTGGATGATGAAGGAGGCTGGCACGGGGTGCTGTGGGTCCCTCGGTGGCGTGGGGCGGAGGAGGGGGACGGCGCCGCCTCCTCCGCGTCAGCCGGCAGGGTAGAGCAGGCCGGGCGGGCCGGCTACTGCATGCTCTTCTTGAGGCGGTCGCGGTCGGCCTGGTTGCCGAAGACCACCCGGCCGTCCTGCACCATGCCCATGACCACCTTGTCGCGCCGGAAGGCCTCGTGGGTCTCCACGTTGGCCGGGTCCCACTTCGAGTAGGGCTTCACCCAGGTGGCGATGACGCCCTTGACCGGCTCCTTCAGGTCCTCGAGCGCGTCCCGGATCTTGAGGCTGTCGGTGCTCCTGGCCTGCTTGACCGCCGCCGCGAAGATCAGCACCGCGTCGTAGCCCTGGGCGGCCGCCACGGCCGAGGGGATGCGGGTCACGCCGTAGGTCTTGTGGTAGGCGTCGATGAAGGCCTTGGCGCGCGGGGTGATGGGCTCCTCGATGAAGGTCTGCGGCATGAGCGTGCCGTTGGCGTTGGCGCCGGCGTTGTCGATGTAGTTGGACATGGAGAGCGTCCAGCCGCCGATGAGCGGCACCTTGAGGCCGTTCTTGGCCATGCTGTTCGAGACCGCGGCCAGCTCCGGCCCGATGGCCCAGATGAGCACCGCCTGGGCCCCCTTGGCCTTGGCCTGGAGGACCTGGGCGGTCATGTCCTTGTCGCCGATCTTGAACTTCTCCTGGGTGACCACCTCGAGCTTGTTGCCCTGCTTCTTGATCTGGTCGAGCAGGTCGTCGCGCCCCGAGACGCCGTAGTTGGTGTCGTCGTGGATCAGCGCCACCTTGAACAGCTTCCGGTTGAT
This genomic interval from Anaeromyxobacter sp. contains the following:
- a CDS encoding ABC transporter substrate-binding protein, which encodes MKRSMLSLALLLAAPSVLAADTIKIALTGPYSGGSAPMGTSTRDGSKLAIAELNAAGGIDVGGKKLMIEIIERDDEAKNDRGALIAQELASMSDLSGVLGSVNTGVVMAGDKHLQEKGITKIIVPAAGSKSMTQWATPDGPKQLSIFRFAAHDAIQAGMVVEEAINRKLFKVALIHDDTNYGVSGRDDLLDQIKKQGNKLEVVTQEKFKIGDKDMTAQVLQAKAKGAQAVLIWAIGPELAAVSNSMAKNGLKVPLIGGWTLSMSNYIDNAGANANGTLMPQTFIEEPITPRAKAFIDAYHKTYGVTRIPSAVAAAQGYDAVLIFAAAVKQARSTDSLKIRDALEDLKEPVKGVIATWVKPYSKWDPANVETHEAFRRDKVVMGMVQDGRVVFGNQADRDRLKKSMQ